A segment of the Corylus avellana chromosome ca2, CavTom2PMs-1.0 genome:
atggaaaactcttgaaatataattaattgtcaTTAATTATGCTAATTTAATAACTGATTTTTTAAGTAAGaaccggttcactcttaaaaaatcaGTTCACAAATTATGTCTTGAAAAACCggtttagcattaaaataaatagagttcatgccacatgtcgcaatattaaAGCACTTCTAAGAGtgattcggcttttatatatatactaacttcGAACCCGCGCAATGCGCgaaattattcattataatttaattttaaaacttaaaacacatctccattgtattttgtattataggtcaaaaaaattgtgtaaaaaaatctatcatgtctatttcaataaaaaatactaaaggtTATTCAACAGtatattgttgaacatagtgacacaattacacataagtttgcatgaatatataaatcacataaaaatatactttcATAAAAACCATATatgattttagttttaatccatataaattaaaacatattaaaaaaagaaaagaagtgtaaagaaaaaagaaaacatagttAGGTTTAAATGAATACCCAAAACAATTTCAGCCTTccatttttttacaaaagatTTAATAGAATACCCAAAACAATCTCAACCTTCCATTCTTTTTACAGCACCGTTTACAGCACTGAAGTCGGATCCAATTTATAAAtactcaaaaagaaaacaataaatagCAATACTCAATTTCTTCAAACGGTCGAAAGGTATGCGTTTTGGGAGAAGTGTCAGAAACGGTGCGTTCTAGTAGGGCACTCCGCACGCGTAATCGTGAATATTATTATGAATGTGCACTTGAAAAAAGGGGCGAGCGGAATCAGAGtcagagaggaagaagaattgAGAGCTTTTTggattttctatatatatatatatatatatatacatatatatttactgAGGTGGTCGGGTTGTGCGTGAGTTCGATGGAGCTCCtgcagaggaagaagaatttcAGGAAGAGAAGTGTAGAGGAAGAAGCAGAGGGGGAGGGACACCCTCATGTCAAATCCGATGACGAACAAGAAAGGAGGTATAGGGTTTCTTTCCGTTTATTCGTTGGATTTTATTACAAGATTATTTCTTTCAATGATTCGTTGGATTTTTATCACTAACTCTAGTTTGAGAGAATAGGATGGCACTGGAGGAGGTGAAATTCCTGCAGAAACAGAGGGAGAGGAAGTCAGGGATTCCTGCCGTTGCTAGTAATGCATCATCGTCGTCGTCTTCAAAAACAACTGGCGGTTTAAGTGTCGGGTTTGGGGTTGGCTTTGCTAAAGTCGGCGGCCATCGTGACAGTGCTAAGAGCGACGCTGGCGGTGCTCCTGACGCCGACAAGGAAGACTTGGTTCTCCACGACAACTTCGCCCAGGAAACTGCTGTCATGGTTGAAGATCCCAATATGTATGTCATCTAATCTCTTCTCTTCCAGTTATACATAATCTTGTGCTAAGTCTACTTTGTATTGTATGAGTACTATGAACGTTCAAAAGCTATTGTGATGTAATTTCTCTGTGCtgccatttttaaaaaattcttaaaatctAATTTTGAATTTGCATAGGGTTAAGTACGTTGAACAAGAATTGGCCAAGAAGAGGGGCAGGAAAATTGATCCCACAGACCAAGTTGAGAACGACTTAAAGCGTGCTGAAGATGAATTATACAAAATCCCTGACCATCTTAAGGTGACTCATTCAGTGTCTTCCATCTTCTCTATCCTTTCCTTAGTCCGAAATGTCCCCCTTCCATGCTATGGTTGACGTGCGACAGTCTTATAGTTGATTACATCTAGTATTACTCCTACAAACAAATCGATGGATAAATATTTAGACTTATGAATATTTTTACTACTTTCTTTGCTCTACTTATTTATGGACCAAAAGCTTGTGACATATGCACTGGGCCAAACTAGACATAATGAagcatgtatgtatgtatgtaatgGGTGAATTATGAAGGAGCTCTAGTAACAgtgagctttataagtgattttagggaGCTCCAAATGCAACTTGACTAGCCATTTTGGAATGATAGCGCATATCAAGCCATTACTTTTGTTGGGTCATTACAATGTATATCCCATTTACTAGGATTAGCTACCAGATTCCTTCCTTGTCATTCTCATTTCTTTGTTCTATGATGGAACAATAGAGCCAGATAGGACTAAGAGGACACATAGGCCTAATCCAATGTACATGACCATGGAAGGGGTTGACAAGTAAGAGACCCATGTTGATAAGGAAGAGTCCCATGATGCTGCAATAGATGAAGAAGTGTCCAGACCAAGTGGAAGTCCTAGTTGGCGTGCAGTAATCCTATCAATAGTGGAAGCCCAGTCCTATACATATTTATCTTTTGTCTTCTTTAGTCTTTAAGTTTCTCTTCCGTAGTGTAGTCTTCTTTTACGTTGTCTAGTTGTAGGAGTGTTTCCTTTACGTATTGTGTTATTAATTCCTTTACGAATTGCTTTAGTAGTCAGGGAGTAGTATAAATATGGAACAAGTGTAAAGAGCAAATTATTGAGAATTATTAAGACTTGTTTGTGGTTTCCAGCCCCAATTGGAGTTTTGTGGTGTCTCCTATCCGAAAGGGGTTAATATTTCTAGGAGATTTATGTTCATTGTTGTGTGTTCCAATCAGTCTATGTCAACATTCTTTTTGGGATTATTTCCTGGCAGGTGAAGAGACGGAACTCAGAAGAAAGCTCTACTCAGTGGACCACTGGAATCGCTGAGGTTCAGCTTCCTATTGAGTATGCccattttcctttccttctccaCAGGATATGTATTATCAGCTtcctattttctattatttgtcTGCCCATGTTTTATATTTCCAATGCTACTTTTGTACTCTATTTTCCTTAACAAGACTGGGCTATTGGCCTTGAGGTGCTTACTACCATCATGACACAATCATGTGTatacatgaaaaagaaagagattatTATAGCCCTGTTTAATGGTCAATTGGGTTTCTTTCTTTGTGTTGAACGGTTGCAGATACAAGTTGAGAAATATCGAGGAAACAGAGGCTGCCAAGAAGATTCTGCAAGAGAGGAGGCTCATGGGGCGGACGAAATCAGAATTTACCATTCCATCAAGTTACAGTGCTGATTATTTCCAACGTGGCAGGGATTATGCTGAAAAACTTAGAAGAGGTTGCCTATCTTTGCTTCTTTTATGTCttctttgttgcttttttgGGCCGTGAGAATGATACCAAATCCAACCAGTTTTAGTGTCtgtttgttttggttgttttaaaaagccttatttgaaaaaatagcaatttcaaaacgtagttaataaaattttaattgctTTTGGTAAAATCACGGTTCAGCTTTTAAAATcgtgcgttttttaaaatacaCCTTCTTacttgtgatttgaaaatgcagatttttccacattttcaaatcgcaattttgttttttcaaatgcaTTTCCAAATGGAGCACTtttcatgattttgtttaaaaatgcattttgaccTGTACAGATTTTTAATGGTTTGAGTAAATTAACTTTCATTGACTTCCCACCAAATTAGGGAGGTGAAAGGCCTAGTTAGTTTGGACTGCTTTGGTTTGCATGTTAACCTTTTATTCAACTGTTTTGCATTGTatctgttttattttctttgggcCTTTAACCTTGTTATTCTTTGGAACCAGTTATCTTTTTCTGACTACAAATGAGAAATCCGCAGAACATCCTGAGCTGTACAAAGACAGAAGCTCACAGGACGAAGGCGCTGGATCCAAACAAAATGAGACTGGCACGGATGCACCAGGACAAAGGCAAGCTGCAACAGATCAGTTCATGCTAGAGCGCTTTCGCAAACGGGAACGCCATCGTGTGATGCGGAGATAACTTGCACTTGATTCTTGTCGCAATTTCAGCAATAGCTAAGTTGCAAGAATGGTTTTTGTACTGATTTGTGTCATATAGCATGTCGTTTATGCTACATTGCAGCTCCTGGCTGGTAAATTTAGTGGCTGGTAAATTAAGTATAACACATTACTCTTCTTGCTGCAGAAGTTGTTATTACCATTAATTGTACGTTATTTGAGTAGATCTACTTACCTGTATTACGCTGATGTGAACTGATGGGTCCAACTCctgttttcacttttattgGATGAAAAATTTTCTCCATTCATCCAAAATGCTTTTGTACATTGCTCCGGATCTCAATTTTCAAGGTTTTTCCAGTTTACGATGAAAGATGGATTCTCGCCAAAGAATTTGCAGTATTTGCTTTAGCGTTAAGGTTGGGCTGTTCCATGAACTGCTAGATATTTGCTGTACCTTATTATTGTTTTGTGACTGGTAATGCACAATGTCAATTTACTTCGAATCTCCATGCATTGCAACTTGTGCTGTGCTGTTGTCTGGATGTTAACTATGGGGTGCGGTTGAGAACCCCCCCCTCCCCAATCCGCCCAATCCGGGGTGCACgcataaagaaaatattttatctaCTACGATGAAATCGCTGCTGCTTGCTTACTTGCTGCATATGGCAAGCCGTGAAAACCAGTTGTTTCTGTATATCAACTTCTCAAGTCAAAACATTGTGCTTGTGGCTGTGGGTGTCTTTGTGATCTTTTCTGCTTTTCGACATGGGTTTCTGGTGCGGGAGTGAGACACAAAATCTAACCTCTCCGGAAAGCCATCGTTTATGATGGATCATCTGTTCCCACTAATTAACACAGTAATTCCAGGGTTGATTTCAAGATGGACTTTACAgggctacttttttttttttttttttttttttttagatatggACTTCACTGTTTAGAAGATGCTGATTGTCTTGCCTTTAAATCCAATCTTAATGCAAATATTAGTTTTTTGGTTGATTCTTCTTTACCAGttgacaaaatatataaatagcatctTCAGATTTATGTATATGACCGTATTATATTTAGTCCACTGAGCTTACATATTTTGCCTAACTTGTTGGGCTGAGCTACAACCCGAAAATAATACAGAaaattaatgctaaaaatcatAAAGGTTGATTGACACTATCACGTCAACAAGGTTGACGTGGAATAGTGAACAatgaatattttgtatgaatgaTTTAGAATTGAACATTACTTTTAAAGGACTGGCCAAACTTCCAATTAGAAGGAGCTGCGTTAAGAGCTGTGCGGATTTGTCCGTTACTGCTTTGGACTCTAAAAGACAAGCTCTGGCCATTGAGATAACTTAGGCTCTGCCAGTTGGCACCCCAATTTCTTGACATGGTTTCCCATTGATTGGATTTAGATCCTTTGATCCAAACATTAGAGATATCTCCAGCTCCCCCTACGTTGGATATGAGCACTAGTTCGAAGTAATCTTTCCCGTTGATGGTAAATCTAATGCCTCCGCTTCTCTTGCATCCAACTCTGGTGAATTAAATTTATGTCATACAACAAATACATATGGCATATATAGTTTCTCATTTGTGGCATTTTAGTAGAAAGACCAAAAGGCATGCTTATAGGAAATTAAGATAAACAAATTAAGTTAACATAGAAAGACCAACCAGATAAGAATGATAAacaaagttgtatatatatagcatactTCCTATAGAGAACAGGTACAATCCCAGCCTTGTATATGGCAATTGTCTCAAATGCAGGTTGAGACATGTCAAAGTGTGGTCGAGGAGGATTGCACCAACCGCCATTGTCACTAGGGAGATCATAGTTTGGAGGACAAAAGTTTGTAGCCGTAATTGTAATAAAAGTACCCTTGAGGCACCATTGGGGCACCTGGGTCGAGTCACAGACTATCTGATAGCACCCACCACATGACTTGCCATCGTTGAACAAAGCTGTGCTAAGAGCTGCAGTTTTTATTCCATAACCGTCGGTGTTGAGGTTTCCATAACCACAGGCGCCccctaattaatatataaagaaaacaaaaacaaaaacaaacaaaaaaagcaacTCCTCTTAATTAATTACCGACCATATATATATCCAGGCATGTTGTGGAAGCAATTTGTAGTACTGTTGCTAATTAATATAAGCTccaataagggaaaaaaaaaaggtagtaaGAAAAGTACTTACCCATCGTTCCTGAAGCATCACTTCCACCATAAAATGTTGCATGGGCTTGTAGCCAAACAGCCAATGCTACTCTAAATTTTGTGGTGAATATCCACATAAACATTAATATAAAACTAGCGGATGCATGGAGCCgttccattctctctctctctctctctctctctctctctcaaataaGCTAGCTCCTGCTTCATTTGATGGTCGAGTCCCCTGGGTATTTATAATGGCTAGGAGATATGTGATAAGAAGGAAATAGTAAGCAGTGGAATGATTGCAAATGCGTTGACTGAGACGTTGGTGTAGAGGGAGTTCAGGTACATGCATGCAGCCCTCTTCAATTCACACCAGATATGTAATAATATATGCAAACCCGATGGCGATGGCAACAGATCGAATATTATCAACTTCTTTTAATTGTATAGTACCGGGAGTCTTTCGTAATTAGAGATGCAATagaattaattaactaattaatacAGTTGAGGATTATCCGTGGTACGTCAATTGTACCGTTTACCTGCAAATTGCATATTTGCAGACATACCATGTATTTAACTAAtacatatatttaattatttcttgCTGTTTCTGGTTACATGCATGCTTGTACTTCAAGCTTCAATTCGGTGATTTAAAATTCTGTACTTAACTAGCGCTTCATATGAAATAGAAAGAATAGAAGAATGGGCTACTGAAAATCAAAGTCAATTGaaccaaaccaacaaaaaaaagtcagaatttgtatgattattattattattattattattgcagaTTTGCAGTAACATGCAATTGCTAATGCACATGCAACTGCCGTGACTTCTTTATCaagaaattacattttaaataaaggggaaaaaaaattgcgtctatatatatatatgtatatatagtgtAAACATAATTTCTTCGGCATGTGTTGAGTGGCATATATTAAGCCATGTCTTGTGGGACTTCCACCGGTATGGCACATGGGTGATGCCATCCCTGATGATCTCCCTGGCACGATACTCATGGGGCACGAGGGAATAAAGATTTGTCTTTATTCCTTACAAGTATGAAGTAACAATGATGCCGAAATATTCAAAAGATCATTTTCTACGTATCTTGATTGTCGTGACTATCTCTGTGGTAGTTGAATTGCTTAAGTACTGTTTGTTCCGTAAAAGTGCGGTaataactactttttttttttttttttttttttttaattgagtgAGGAATGGCTTACAAGAAAGGATCCTTTCCACTCTTGATCcgaaaagaagaaggagagggcgatcctaaaaacgaaaaaggggtgggctcctcaacaatagacccaaaacaaactaaagtagtgtaaaaataattacaaaacctAAGAAATGAGACAAACAAATGACCCGGTCCTCTCAATGGGCCGCGCAAGGCGGTGCGAACCTATCTGAACCCCCACTTGTAACCAGCAACAACCGCCGAAAGGAGGCTGAAGCGATAAAAGCACTGCTAGAGTCTGTAACTAGGACTGTTGAAAAGAGAGGAACCAGCACAAATTCAGTTACAAAAGTCTCAACTAAagtaataaaacaataaaaagctAAGAGACAGTAACCCACaacacacaaaaacaacaaaaaaagacaGTTCATAAGAACATcaggaaaataacaaaaagaccaGAAAACAGAAGCAACGGCCAGAGAGCGGCGTTTGGCAAGCACTAGCAGGCGCCCCGGAAGTAGCTGATATTTTCAGTTGATCTTAATCATATGCAACTTTTAAGTACTATAGTAAGTACAGGTGGCAGTAGTCTAATGGTATTTCTCATTTTGGAAGAAAGTTCAACCCATATGGGTACTTGGTTTGTGAGAATAAGGGCCATGATAAGTGAATGTCTCATAGAAATATACCATTAGCTAAAGATGAAAggtgttaaattactaattattctaaaagtttaagctgataggaagagataaatttaatcacttaatcattactttaacgcTTTCCCTCATGTGTCCTAAAGGAgcagctcaatcggctggagaccatgcctcataaaacggaggtcactagttcgaatccctactcccccctcttgtgcggacaagtaaaaaaaaaaaaaaaaaaacctcccccttacgtgtgggctcaaattcccttttaataagtgaaacccaacatgtgaaatatttaatttaaataagggaCGATTTGACAGAATCAAAATTCGATCCAATGatctttgctctgataccatattaaattaccaattatcccaaaagttaagcttttgtttaaatttttctcttcctatcagcttaaacttttgggataactggtaatttaacaaaaggCATCGATCATATTTTCCTCTTCAACTTCTTAGAATCTTATTCGCATGGAAGGAACAATTTAGGTTGGCAGAGGAAGGGGATGGGTCATGGGTATGTCTATCTGTGATTGGCTGGCGATCAATGAAAAAAGAGGTATTAATAAAGCAGCAAGGGGTACTTCTTGCTTGGTATGCCATGTTTTAGGCCTTAGGGAATTTTTTTGAGATCTCAGTATAATCATCACCAAGCAAGAGCTCCCACAGTGGCAACTGACATATCCAGAGGAATTGGAGAGTTTTAAGAAAATAGACAGCTGGAGATGGGATATTGCGGGCATACCATGGCAGATGGAGCCTCAATTAACTGACTGAAGCAAACCATCTTTCAGATTATGAGAAATgtatgcaaaaagaaaaatataaaaccatGAGAGGTAGAAGATCAGCTTAGAGTAGATCGCATGTATACCATCTAAACTTAAATCTTTGTCACAACTTGTTGCATCACAGTCGACCAGCACCGCTTTTGTATTTACATGAAGTTAAGAAACTTTCAAATTCTCCTCTTTTCTTTAACTACTCCGTATACTAAAGAAATTCTTACAATATTAATCAGGCAGCAAATTGTTCAAACCAAAGTGCTAAAAGAAGTATCTTCTAGCTTGATTTCATCCAACGGAGTGAACGTCCTTGCTCCTTGACAGAGTACAGGAAAACCTGCTCAAAAGTACCTAAGCATCAGTTTCTCCACAATGTACAATGTCAAAATGATCTGCCAGATATTGGTTTGGATTATTCATACATTTAAGGGGGGAGATGCATATAAACCAAGCCACTCTAGACTCAAGTGAAGCTCAAATTTAACTGGTCTAGTTGCATAAACTtgaggaatccaaattcaagcCCGTTTTAAAACTGAATTGCAAAATGAGGTGGGTTCATTCAACCCGTAGCTTGGCATGGCTTGTGAACATTAATGAACTTAACTTGTTCCTTAAACCTAAAGTACTCAATGTACAAGTACTATTTACTTACCGGACCACATCGTCTTACTTCTATAAATCTACTCACTGGTATTATGACTACTTGGATCATCCGTACATCCTTAAAAATAAGTTTCCTATTTTAAGTCATctatgaaaagagaaaaatagctTCAAGCTCCttacaaatatgatgaaaacGACTTGAAATTTCAATGAGCCAAGATGTTCACGAGATGCTCTTCTGCCAACTAAGCCAAGTTGAAGTTGATTTGAGCTCAAACACTAGAGAAGTCCTACTCAGACATTATGATAAATACCTGGCTAAGCATACCTCTGTTTGGTCTATTCACAGCCCCAAGATTGGGATATACTTTTGATTGAGAAATttatcaatataaaataattgcaGCCCAAATCAACAGGCCTACTTCCAAGTGAGAAATTTGTCGATACAACAGAAAGGATATGTCCAATATACGTTGCAAGCTTGTTAAAATGGAATGAACATATTGGAAATTACCTTCATGAGTCGATGTGAGCATTCTCTAGTAAGTATTGAGCATTACGCAGGACAGCATTGGCCTCCTCATTCGAGGTATCAAGCAAGCGCAGTTCTTTAATCTCGTCCTGCCATTTCTCAATTTGTTCCTTATGTATCCTGCAGGCAGAAAATTTAAAGtacataacaataataataataataataataataataataataataataaagctcAGGTTTAATGGGTTAAATTCTATTATATTTTGTAAACTCACATAATCATCCGCTCCTCAAATGCGTTAGTCAGTTCCTTAAAGATTGTCTTCCCTGATTCCAGCAGCTCAGACACCTGCATGAGTAGATGACAATGCATAAAGAGCTTAAGAAGAAGACTGTCACCATTTAAATTATGTTTGAGCTTTCAGTTGAGCATGGTATCATCTCAAACTTGCGATGTTCATGGGCGTTCCCAATAACTATTTCGGGTAGAAGacttgaacaaaacaaacaaaaatctaGGTTCACATACAAAATGCAGTTAATAAGATCAGATCATCCAGCTACATAAGGTATAGTATTGAACATAGCTACCAGCTGGGTGAAGCGTTCAATCTTTTCAAGAATGTGACTGATATTAAGTTCCATCTCCGAAGATCCAGCAATGTCAGTATGAAATTCTTCCTTTTCTACAATCTCTGCAACTGCTACATCTCCTTCATTCTCTTCCATCTAATGAGTACGAAAATTCAGAAGcaagatagatttttttttttttttttttttttttttctagctaAATCTTCATATAGGCTTTGGAAGGGCAAAGGATAATTTACACACGGACATACAGCTGGTTTCATGCGTTTCCTCGTAACTTCAGTTCCTGGGCTTTCCATTTGTGCAATTTAGGTTAAGGCTGCAGAGGCCAGGGCAGGAAATATTAATGTCATTATTTGCAACATAAACGTCAGAGAGCTTGAGGAATCAAGATGGTAGCTGGATTTACGCTTAACTAtatagatatgcataacattaTGATATGCGATATTTCCCTTGTATAATAAATATGTCAATAGTTGTGATTTTAATCAATTTGCTTTTCAGATTGATAAACAATGTATGACATTAGCATATAACCACAATCTAACCGGGAAAGGCAATGTAATTAGGCTATACAGCACTTAACAATGTGATTTGAAGGAAATACATTCTTGCTATTAAAGAAAAGATTTATTACAGATAGCAGAACATAGTGGATGAACCGCTATCCAATTTACACGAAGTACAGAGCGCTATTCATTTTTCTGGATGATTGATTTGCAGATTAGATGCATGTTTTAACTAAgcaaacaataataaaaactaCCTAATTAATTTgacgacgaagaagaagaatgagtaATCGATCAACAATAATACGCACGGATTGTTTTGTCAAGTCAAAATGAATCAACAGAAACAGCAAACTAAATAAGCAAAAGTACTGATTACCTATGGTGCGCAGCGATTAATCTGATAGGCGCTTCGCTATAAAGACAGCACGGAaagagcgagagagaaagagagttcaatttatttatttttttcctgagcTGAGAAACTTcgatttaaaatatatatatatatatatagttttcccaatttttttgggGAATTTTGAAATGCGCGCTAATCTTATGGGAACaccaacacaaaataaatactaaacaaataaatttaagtcAAAAACAGTTGGGCTCCAGTTGTACGGAGGAATGTTCAAAGCCCAACAGGAATTGGAATTTTGAGCCCAAGATTGCTGTAGGCTATTTTTTAAGAGCACGTCAATGGTATTccttacatttatttattatactcATTTTACATAAAGTGATATGGTGTGttttaaataa
Coding sequences within it:
- the LOC132172363 gene encoding putative expansin-A17, coding for MERLHASASFILMFMWIFTTKFRVALAVWLQAHATFYGGSDASGTMGGACGYGNLNTDGYGIKTAALSTALFNDGKSCGGCYQIVCDSTQVPQWCLKGTFITITATNFCPPNYDLPSDNGGWCNPPRPHFDMSQPAFETIAIYKAGIVPVLYRKVGCKRSGGIRFTINGKDYFELVLISNVGGAGDISNVWIKGSKSNQWETMSRNWGANWQSLSYLNGQSLSFRVQSSNGQIRTALNAAPSNWKFGQSFKSNVQF
- the LOC132172364 gene encoding uncharacterized protein LOC132172364, translated to MESPGTEVTRKRMKPAMEENEGDVAVAEIVEKEEFHTDIAGSSEMELNISHILEKIERFTQLVSELLESGKTIFKELTNAFEERMIMIHKEQIEKWQDEIKELRLLDTSNEEANAVLRNAQYLLENAHIDS
- the LOC132171676 gene encoding protein COP1 SUPPRESSOR 2 codes for the protein MELLQRKKNFRKRSVEEEAEGEGHPHVKSDDEQERRMALEEVKFLQKQRERKSGIPAVASNASSSSSSKTTGGLSVGFGVGFAKVGGHRDSAKSDAGGAPDADKEDLVLHDNFAQETAVMVEDPNMVKYVEQELAKKRGRKIDPTDQVENDLKRAEDELYKIPDHLKVKRRNSEESSTQWTTGIAEVQLPIEYKLRNIEETEAAKKILQERRLMGRTKSEFTIPSSYSADYFQRGRDYAEKLRREHPELYKDRSSQDEGAGSKQNETGTDAPGQRQAATDQFMLERFRKRERHRVMRR